ACGAATAATGAATTGACCGAGTTCTCTATTTGTCAGATAAACAGATACGCAATAAGCATGGTAAATAATGGCGGAAAACAGAAGTACGTgatatttgtttaatatttcctGTTGATCCAAGATATTATGATTCGAAGTAATATAACGCTCAAATTTATATATCTTTTCAGGCGTGTAATGGTGATATTGAGCATAGAGGTGAAAGTCCCTGGCGATCAAGTTGGACACAAAATTGGGAATCCTAGTAACGCGGAACCTGAAAGCGATTCTAAACCAGCGCTGTCCGTACAGCCTACTCCTCAACAGAAAAACGGTAATACAAGTAGATTTAAATTCTTACTATGGCGATCATTTAGCTTTGTCCTTTTAACAGATACACTGATGCAAAAGCATACTGCGCATCAGTCTTCCAATAATGATGTGTCGACAACTCCGATCGtcgcgttgagcccgtatcagAACAGGTTAATTTATTTTCACTCAAATATTATGATAAACTTGATTTCTTGACAATCGTAATCTTAATATTCTATATAATCGCATTTGTTGCAGATGGGTAATCAAGGCGCGAGTTGTTAGTAAATCTAATGTCAGGACATGGAGCAATTCGCGTGGCGaagggaaattattttctatGGATCTTGTTGACGAGAGCGGAGAGATCAGGTGTACAGCATTCAAAGATCAATGCGACAGATTCTACGATATGATTGAGGTGCGGCATGTACAGAGTGTACGCGCACCGCTCAAGGCGTAAGCTTACATTTATGTTTGTTCCAGATAGGACAAGTTTATTACATTTCCAGAGCAACGTTGAAAACAGCGAACAAGCAGTTCAATAATTTGAAGAATGATTACGAGATGACTCTGACCGGAGATTCAGAGATCATCCCGTGTCACGACGCCGGAGATGATATCCCTAGTCTTCAGTTCAACTTTATACCAATATGCGACGtggagaagaaagagaaaaatgatTTGATGGGTATACAATTGCACATTTAACTCCGAAGCATCTATTTCTGTCGTACTGCAATATCTACTCATTCCTTACAGATGTTTTGGGTGTTGTGAAGTCCACCGGTGATTTACAAATGTTAACATCACGAACCACGGGCAAGGAAATGAAAAAGAAGGATATTAATCTTGTCGACGAGAGTAATACAATGGTAAGAATTCTATTAAAGTATCGAAAACCAAAGGTAGAAACGACGCTACCGAATTTTACAAACTTCCAGGTTTGTCTCACGTTATGGGGATCGCAAGCTGAAGAATTCGATGGGAGCAATAATCCAGTATTGGCTGTCAAAGGATCGCGTCTTGGTGAATTTAACGGAGGGAAGAATTTGTCTATCATTAGTTCGACAGTTCTTCAACTTGATCCTGACATTCCAGAAGCACACAGGTGCTTGATATTTTAACGAACGTCTCAGAAGTATTAACGCTTGGAAGAAACTGAATCAAGCAGTGTTGTATTTCTGTAATTTAGATTGCGCGGCTGGTTCAATTCAGTCGGTCGCAGCGAAGAGGCCAAATCGATTTCGAAAGGAGTGGGCGGCGCGGGTGGTGCCAGCGGACCATGGCTCAcgttcaaagaaacaaaggacaTGGAGTTAGGTTTCAGAGGGCCTGATATGTACACGATAAAAGCGACTGTTAGTCTGATTCGTATTGAAAATTCCCTCTACAAATCATGCCCTTCTGATACTTGCAAGAAGAAGGTAAATTCCTCGCCCTACTTTATAGCGTAGAAGGGAACCTTCGCTAAAAAAAAGTCATACCTTGCAGTTGATCGATCAAGCAAACGACATGTACAGATGCGAGAAATGCGATAAAGAGTATCCTAACTTCAGATATCGTTTACTCGCGAGTGTAAGTATCATAGAACTTACTCTGGCTTCATTTTCGTAAAAGTCAGGCTTAATAACCGATTTTCTTTTAGTTAAGCTTAGCAGATTGGACGGACAATCAGTGGGCCACAGCATTCAGCGAAGAAGCAGAAAAGGTACTAGGTATTACTGCTCAAGAACTTGGGGAATTACAACAGAACGATAACGACgcgtttctcgagaaattcggtGACGCAACGTTCAAGAGTTTCATATTTAAAATGAGAGTCAAAACAGAAGTATTCAGTGTACGTTTGTTTATCATAGAAAGTATACCGACTCTCAGAGTCTGATGTAACACCACGCAATTAAGAGAATGATTATTTGCAGGACGAGAACAGATTAAAAGCAACGTGTGTCAATATATCTCCGTTGGATTACAAAGTGTACAACGATCATCTAATAACTCAAATCAAGGAACTGGCTGGGATAGGGAAGGCTTGAAGTTATTGTTTACTGTATTTACGTACGAAGTGATATACTTCAGTTTCAGTTAATCCATTGAAaagatattattttcttatattgttAAGTCGCTGTGTATCTAATAAAAGGAATGTCTTTAATATAAGCGTAGGCGGTCTATTGGAGGCGTCACGCGGACTTCCAGGTTGGGAAGTGGTCGACGATGCTCTCTACACCGAACTGGGGCGAACTTTAACTCGAACTTTGAATAAGTAATTGATTTTCGATCGAGCGTATCTGTTAGTAATGATGTTTCTATTAATCCTGTTTTAATCACTGTTAGTTTTGCCATCTCTGTTTGCAAGCCATGCAAATGTCCGCTTTCAAATCTCGCTCCTACTTTACATATCGATTACATACAATTCCCAAGCTACGTTCAAGCGATAGCGTACCACGACCAATAGAATTCGAGTAACATCTCGGACAAACCTCGATTCGATATTTTTCGATACATTTTACGAGTAGGCCGATTATATAATATTGTTCAGTGGCTGTCTGATATGCAATCGTTAGAGTGATCAGTGATCGGCATTGGTTTGTAATCGTTTCTCGAATTAGCGAAAGAAAAAGGTATTATTTCATCTTTTAGCTTGAGTTGTTTTTTGTGTTTGAAAGACCCTACACCATGATCAAGTCCCAGTGGCTAAACCAATTAATTAACAGAGTATTAAAAAAAGGTAATAAAATTCACATAGCTGTGATTATAGATTTAACAGTACCACCGTGCATTCATTTCAACACATAGTTCTCATATTCGTAAGTAAGGGACTACGTCCCCGTCTAATAATTTCACATCGAACGCTGTTCTCATTCACGTTAATGTTATCAAGCGATATTCAGAGTGCTAGCCTCGTTCATTAACTCATCCCATGTACATCTATTTAATTCAAGTAACTAAGTTGTCTCATAAccctgttttcaatttttgcgtCCAATAACGTATCCTCTCTTCGACTATTTTTCCAAGCGTTTCTAATCATTCGCCGTGTATCACATTAGAAATCACATTGCATATAATCGTGTTAACCTATTTTCAGACATGTCTGCAACTGAAAACCCAGGAAGGCCCATGAAATATCCATACACGCTATCCGCGAAAATAGCTCAATTCCCATATGCATATTACTACAAACACAGTTGGGTATTCAAGTACTGGGTACTCGGCTGCTTAGTGactgcacccattttttataaaatacagaaAATGAGTAAGTAGAATACTTTTAAAGTATCGTTCGAAGCTACCCTCGGCTACTTTGCGTGCAGCAATTAATGCCCCGCATCTTTATTACAGGTTACAGCCCAGAGAATGTGGAGAAATGGCGAGCGATTGACAAAGAGACATTCTCGGGGAAATCTCATCATTGAGCTGTACCTGAAAAGACCCTAGTGTAATGTGTCAGAAAAATACATGTATGAAGGAAATATATATATGACCCTTTCCGATTAAGCATTCAATTAGTGAGATCCAAAATGCATTCATGGCTGCTGATCCATTTCCGACGTTATGTTGTGAACAAACTTTGActataaatctattttaaaagtttattacgAAATTAATTGTATAAAACGTACATGATAACATAGAACTGTTCCTACAACTGCTGTACAATATAGAGAATAATGGTAATTTGTACCATAGATTTTGTGTAGGGCCAGCCTaagtttattctttttttttttagttttcttaaaataggctgtttttttttgcaaagaaAGATAAGTACTGCTAATACGTTAACAATTTGGCCAAACCTAGAACAAAatcattaaataataaaatctatAAATTTCCAATAGCTCGTGCAATATGCAACAATATAATCGGACCTCGGTAAAGTCTACTTCCATACAAACGCAGGTATAGAACATACGGAGTAACTATACTTGTCGTTATATGTTAATCGAAGAGTATCGTACGAATACCTCTCGCATTTGCAATAAAGACGAGAGTGGTTCTTGGTCTTTATTATTCCGCGTGTACTAGATGTTTAAATCGCCAGGCGATGAGTTACCGCACTATCGTACTTCGCACGATCTGGATATACTTGTAAAAGGCAGGCGATGAATAACATATTTTATGCAAACGTGCACTTCGTATAGAACTTCGATAGCCTAGCAATCCTAGCATATACGTTTTTTTCtgggagggtggggggggggccTGTTGCAATATTTGCATAGTGAAGGAAAACGTGCAATGCGATCGTATGGATAtcgttaaaataataaattattattaaaaattataatgtaaaaaagaaaacttATCCGATAACAAAGTATTCGTTTATAACACTAACTCAAAAGGGTACTACTCTTGTACTGGCTCAAGCGAAtgaagctaacaaggggagtaCGAGACgagatagacatcgatttttatgagccttggcaccatggatctatatcgaaaataagtaaataggtgtgcgagcgtttcagccaataataggccttaataatagagatatttaggttttagtgggtaaaaatcccacactaccctggcgcccccgggggattctctGGTGGCGTCGGGGTGCTTTTTGAAGATAAcaccacgttaaaaaaaaattataaaaaaaaatttaattttttcctcagagaggaatcccccggggggcgccaaagtatatatattttttaatgtgaGGATCTGTTCAAATGgtaccccgacgcctccagaggggaatcccccgggggtaCCAGggcactaaaaccccacggccattatgaaatttttaataacttacatataaatatctttattattaaggcctattggctgaaacgctcgcacacctatttacttattttcgacatagatccatcgtgccaagactcATAAAAGTCGGTGTCTATCTCATCGCATCCTCCCCTTGCAAGTTCACTGCTCACGCGCCTGCTcgctttttctttataaaaatgCTCTACATTATCGACTTTTAAAACTATACGAGAACGATTACATCATGTGTAATATTCTACGAATAATACTGTGCatgtttttcttctcttttttattattattattattattattattattattattattattatcatcgttTCAGCAAGCCTAAGAAAATAATAACCAAGGATGTTCGACAAGTAACGaagaaagaaaaacattttgaaCGCATCGTAAGCTTGCATGTTTTTATCCGCGTGGTTCGATGGATTAGTCTCGTAGATTTTATGTCCGTAGCATTTTTCTAGTTCATAGCAAAACGAAGTCTTTCAGTAATGTATATAATTTATAGAACATCTTTCGCTGGATCACGAATTTGTACACCATTCAATGCCAGTGTAGAAATCCATACGCAGTTTCAAGGTACATTCAATTTACGTATtgggaataaaaattaatatttcaataagcATTAAATTATTGAAGTATGTACTTTGTTTTCTATCTTGTTTTCTGAACATCTTCATTGTCATCctcttcatcttcatcttcatcttcattctcttcgtcgtcctcttccttcaTGTCTACATCTTCCTCTTCCTTCATGTCTACATCTTCCTCTTCCTTTATGTCTACATCTTCCTCTTCGCTATCATTCCTAACACCATTCACTTCAAGTTTCAGCTTCTTCGCATTTGGTGGCTGCAATTGCACGTCGTCGCAGTTCAACCCCAGCTCTTTGCATCGTTTCTCATAGTACTTTAATAACCTCATACCTGCCCTGTATACGTAACTATTTTTAAAACGACATAGCCTAACCTTCCATATCTGTATTATTTGAGATGTTCGGAGGCCAAAGAGTTTGATCGTACTCAAATGATCATAGCTGTCGTTTTTACTGCAATGATTTCACTTTACTCACTCCGCCTTAAAATCCGCAACGTTAAGGAATATTTAAATTGATCATTACCTATATACGTTCAATGATGTTGAATACACACCAATCCACCTTATCACTACTTTAGCACCGAGGGAAGCTACTGTTAGTTTAATGGTACAAACATAAGAAATACATAAAAACACCATTAATTACAGAGTACGGAAGAATTAGGTATGTTAGTGGATTTAGAGCTTTGCAGTACGAACCATAGCACATCAATCAGTATCGTAGGTTAATCTCGTAATCTTTGGCATCCGAACTTATATACAGAAATGTTAATGCTAGTTATACTCACTTGTACACCGAACTGTGCTCTTCGTTGTAAGCTTGGCAATTATCGAACACTAAATGACAATTACCGAAGAACTGTTCCAACGTTTCGTATCCTCCGTTGTCCAGTTTGTACTTGATAGTACCAAAGTCCATGGGGTTGGATATAATATCATGGTAGTCTGGAACTTCTTTTTTTGTGACAGGCGATAAGAAAGGCCACGAGTCCCTGTGATGCCTGATGTCTGAGAGTAACTCTTGTAGCCTCGCCATGCATCCTCTGATCGTCCCTTTATCCTCTTTTTGTTCTACCCTTGCAGCTCTCTTAGTTGCTCGCCTGGTTTGCCTTGGCTCCGTGTCCTCCGAATTGCTACTgtctgtatattaaaattttcatttgcaattgactattttttcatgtaaacatACACACCTCGATTAATAGCATATGCAAAGAAGTATTACCAAAAATTTACATAACACGATAAGCTAGAATTTGCAATAAACTATCAACGTTATAAAAACTTTACCAAAACTCTAGTACGTCTTGTATTTTTCTAGGAAGGGAATAACGCTAAATTAGTTATTTTGTGTTAAGTAACAATAGGAGTATAGTGAAAGAACTTGAGGAAAGGCAAATTTAGTGGAGGGAAGAGAGGGTTCAAAATGCTTTACTGCGGTAAAGAAGTAAGGGCCTTCTGCATATACATGCGATAAAGCCTTTCGTCTACCTGCTAAGGGTGTAACAGTGTCACCAATAGTTCATAAACAAAGGTATGAAGCAAGGTGTCGTCTAACTTAATCGCTACTACGTTTACGTAAAGAAATACATATACTAGGAGAAGTAGAATGGAGATACAATACAGACCGTCCCAGTCTGTAGATTCTGTAGTGAGGAGGCTCTTGGCAAAGCCATGGATGCGAGAGCGTGCTGCTGCAGCACACAGTCTCTCCTTGTCCCTTTCCCTTTCACGCCCCCTCACTAACAACATAATTAAGACTAAGAAACTGCTTCGTTACATTAATATTTAAGATAGGCATTCTATTTAAAAGCTTCAAAGTATGAAACAATAGCGAAACGCTACTAAGTAGTTCCATGTTTTCCAGACTCGTCGCAGTGTTTCTTCGCTGTCTTTACGCtcgtaaataacaaaataatctTACCATATTTTGTACCGGTCCTCCTATCTTTCCTATCCTTGCAATCTGAGCAAAACCATCTTCCGCGCGGGGCTCTTGTTATGGGAGGCTCTATACATTCCACGTGATAGAAGTTCGAACATGTATCGCAAGTCAGCAACTTCCCACCACTTCTACACGCGGAGCACACGTTCACTGGTTCGCTACTTCTGAAATACAACAGTTATTAAACAAATACACTTATCTTGGCGAATGAAAGCTTAAGATAATAGTAGGAGAGAAAGAATCGCCCTTTTCGATTCCCTGGATTTAGAATTCGAGCCCAAATCTGCTTTATCGAGCAAGCGAGTCTTCCCCTCTACAGTCTTTTTCTATAGCTCTACGATCTAACTGGCCTCCTGTAAATCAGGCAGCTCTTCGCTTTATCTACCGATCCTAACCCAGACCGCTATAAGGACTACATACATATCATCGTCGCTTTCTTCCTTCAGCTCACGTTCCTGgtcctcttcctcttcgctTTCCAAAATACGTTTAGCACGATTATGTCGAGTCTCTTTGGTTAATATCACGTCCTCCTCTATTTCGTCTTCGAATTTCTTTCGCTTTTTAATCTTCTCTGTCGACTTTGTCGGTGGTTTGCAGGTTTTGCAATACCAATCCCCATCTGGCACAGCCTAGAAAGACAAACCGCGCTATTAATCGGTGCGCTACAACGAAAGTATATTGTGTATAAAGTGTATTGCTCTTCGGTAGGGAGATTACATTAAGTTTTGGTTTCAAACAGTATAAATGGTGCCCCTTGTTGCAGCCATCGCAGAGCAGCATCTTCTCAGCGTCCCGGCGCCGTTTACATATGCGGCACTGAGCGTTCAGGGCGCTCTTGTCCCACGCAACGCTGTTCTCCAAAGtgtttaaatgtaaaaataattgaGACCAACTACTCGACGCCATAAGCGATTGTTCCCATCTTTCTCTGGTCCCGTCCCCGGACCACTTCCTGTCCTTGTTGTTGGCACCTAAAGGTCTGTGTAAGTACTTGTGCTCTATCGCGTGGGACAACTGTAAGATAGCGCAGGCCATTTGTCTAATGGCTGCCTGTTGCTCCTGATCCGGTAGTAATTCATTCTCACTCGGCGGACCTAAGTATTTCCCCGAGTCTTTGTAAGTCTTTAGGCTAATGCTCCCAATCTCCGAATCCGGAGTGCCCGGCCTGCTGTGCTTACTCTCGCTCTTGACTTTATCCAACGTCAGATTGGAAGCAACGTCTGCCTCGATTTCGTTCGTGCCGTATACTAATTTATCACATTGTTTGTCATAGTCCCTGTTATTAATCGCGCCCCTCCACGCGTCTCGGTTAAAGACCTTTAAATGCCCCAAACAGCCCACTTTCAATCTGTCCTCGAAATCTAAAATGCAGTCCCTCAACGTCAACTCCAAGACGTCGTTGACTGGCATCTCAGGGGGGAAGTTCAAGTTCGCATTCTCGTATTTATTCTTCTTGGTGATCTTGCTAATGTGCCCTTTGATAGGTTCTGAAAACTATAATACAAGATTTACTTATAATTCGTATTTAACTGCGGCGCCAGAAGATATAAAGTCCGTAAGGCACTTACGACTTCGGGATTGAGCTTGTGTCTAGGGCATTCTTCGATCACAGATATTAAACTTGTCATCTCTTGCAAGATATTATTCCTGAGCTCACCCTCTCTAATTCCCCGTTTACTTAAACCGTTTACCAAAGCTTCTAGGTCTTCGGTTTTCCCGAAGAAACTCCACTTCGTCTCCGGTCTCTTACAATGCACCGGGCACTCTCTGTCCCCTGTGCAAGCCATCAAGTTTGTTCTAACATCGGGGAACTCTTGCTTAAATTCTTTTCTAGACACTACATCTTTCCTTGGAGATTTGAGCCCATTTTTGTCGGTGAACGTAGCTTTCTTCGGAGATTTCTTCGACTTCTTAAAACTGTTCTCTTTGTCGCTGAATTCGTCTTCAAATTTGTTCCTCAGGTATGCATACGTAGATTCTCTGTCTTGCAGCTCTGGCTGATAAGGTGTACCTTCGGGAAGGCAATCGCCTGGCCACCATTCATCATTTTCTACAAATATTCCTGTAGAGGGAGAATAGGTACGTTGAAATTTATAAGTTTGTTGGTTTACACCTGGATAATACGGAGCAACGTGAGATTACCTGGTACTGAAAGGAATCTCCAATATCTGCGATGAGCTCTATCGGAGCCTAAATAGAGCATCATCTGATCATCCCTGGATGCTTGCTGAAGCTCCTTCAATCTGCTTTCAtattcctctttctttttctccccGTCACAGTTGCCGCGCGTAACTTTCTTTGGTACTTGACTCTCTTCTTTCCCCTTCTCGCGTTCCCTCATTCTCTCCTTCTCTTCCCTCTCTTTCCTCTGCTCAGCTATCACTAAAGAGCGTAGCTCCTTTTTCGCTTGATGAAGCTTCTCGTGCCTGTCTTCGATGATATCTCGTATGGTGGCAACGGTGAGCAGCTGATTTATCAGGCACGTGGCCACTTTTAGCTTCTCGTCTAACTCGAACTCGTGAACGTTACGATGACCCAACAATCTTAAAATATATGCCTCGTTTATCCTCATCAGAAGCGCGGGGTCATCTTGATTTGTATATCCGCCTGAAAGAAATGACATTCCCACAGTGCTCATTGATTATCGAACCGGGCAATTTGTTAACGCCTCACCTCTTTGCGAATACCTCCATTTAGAAGCGGCTTCCCCTATTCGTCCTCCAGAGCTTAACAAATGCTGCCTAAGAATCTCGCTTAAGGTTACGTGGTCCACAGTCAACTCGGATAACTTACAGCCCTGATGGATCTGGCTCCAAGTGGACGCTACCGTGGCAAGTTTCACAGCTTTCGTCATCGACGATGCTCCTTCGTACATACTGATAACGTTTACTACGTCAGACGCTTGGGCGTCGATCTCATTCTCCTCGTCAGCCTGATATTTGAAAGTGTTCGACAATAGCAGCTGCAATAGATCGCTCCAAGGTCCAGACGTTTCTTTCATTAACAATGCTCTCTCCAACAGGTCTAAAGAGAAACCGTTTGGGAAGTAGCCGCCCACTTCCAATtcttcgttaaaaaattctaaaaattccaGAATCATAATGCAGTCCCCAAATGTCTCGTTAGGTATGCTAGTTTTAACCGGTGTAGGTTGCGGAACAGGAGAGAGATCTTCGCATTCGAGATCCTCTCTTGGTTTGTTCCACTGCTTCATATACGCAGCCAAGGCAGCtaatttctgtttctcttccttTTTACGTTCGCTTTTCAGGACTCTCTCTTCTTGGCGCTTCGCCTTCTCTTCGAGAGCTTTCGCTTTGCGCTCTTCTTTGAACTTTCCGTTCCCTCTATTGATAAATTTTGCAGCGTTAATATATCGTTAGAGGCCACTGTTCTTGATATAAACATACATTACTTACCTTGGTTTTCGAAACTTCTTTATGTCTACTCCTGTCGGTTGATTCACTTTCTTTAGGGGGTCGGACTTCTCTATTGTTTTCTGTTTTGATATATCTGACGTAAGGAACTTGTCTATCGATTTTTGCTTATACTTAACTACTTTCTTAATGTTCGACATGAAGTCTGGAGGGGGGCCAGCAAATATGACGTCGAAGCGCACTTTGCTAATCCCatacttttttaaaacactATCCTAGAATCACATAAAGCATTCTTATATTCCTCTGATTCCAGAAGATTGTTGCCAAAGCAGCTACTAACTTTAACAACCCATACGCCACTTTCATTTTGTTCCCATAACTGTtgtagaaatattttattatgcTCTCTGCTATAATGCTGCTTCTTTCTCCTCACTTGCGACGCCTCGACTATCATCAGATGACTGACATCGGGATCTTCGCAATCCAACTGTTCCACCTCGTAGCGAAATAATTTCGCTGGCGGAtgataccgttgttcttgtagGCTTCTAACGCAGGAAGTAGATTAG
This region of Andrena cerasifolii isolate SP2316 chromosome 4, iyAndCera1_principal, whole genome shotgun sequence genomic DNA includes:
- the Acf gene encoding ATP-dependent chromatin assembly factor large subunit isoform X5, whose amino-acid sequence is MPLLRKQPFQRLHVSSDFKDDDEVFHCEVTNEIFKDYNEFCERIILCNSLIWSCSITGKSNLTFSEALQCEENAKRSLKEFPMELHIPILYLASKSNRSFLNDVIEDVYQFAKDRYFVGEMVEASFTEDSWNDCHILQVIAPLDDEIKSYVKENNRSLQEQRYHPPAKLFRYEVEQLDCEDPDVSHLMIVEASQVRRKKQHYSREHNKIFLQQLWEQNESGVWVVKDSVLKKYGISKVRFDVIFAGPPPDFMSNIKKVVKYKQKSIDKFLTSDISKQKTIEKSDPLKKVNQPTGVDIKKFRKPRGNGKFKEERKAKALEEKAKRQEERVLKSERKKEEKQKLAALAAYMKQWNKPREDLECEDLSPVPQPTPVKTSIPNETFGDCIMILEFLEFFNEELEVGGYFPNGFSLDLLERALLMKETSGPWSDLLQLLLSNTFKYQADEENEIDAQASDVVNVISMYEGASSMTKAVKLATVASTWSQIHQGCKLSELTVDHVTLSEILRQHLLSSGGRIGEAASKWRYSQRGGYTNQDDPALLMRINEAYILRLLGHRNVHEFELDEKLKVATCLINQLLTVATIRDIIEDRHEKLHQAKKELRSLVIAEQRKEREEKERMREREKGKEESQVPKKVTRGNCDGEKKKEEYESRLKELQQASRDDQMMLYLGSDRAHRRYWRFLSVPGIFVENDEWWPGDCLPEGTPYQPELQDRESTYAYLRNKFEDEFSDKENSFKKSKKSPKKATFTDKNGLKSPRKDVVSRKEFKQEFPDVRTNLMACTGDRECPVHCKRPETKWSFFGKTEDLEALVNGLSKRGIREGELRNNILQEMTSLISVIEECPRHKLNPEVFSEPIKGHISKITKKNKYENANLNFPPEMPVNDVLELTLRDCILDFEDRLKVGCLGHLKVFNRDAWRGAINNRDYDKQCDKLVYGTNEIEADVASNLTLDKVKSESKHSRPGTPDSEIGSISLKTYKDSGKYLGPPSENELLPDQEQQAAIRQMACAILQLSHAIEHKYLHRPLGANNKDRKWSGDGTRERWEQSLMASSSWSQLFLHLNTLENSVAWDKSALNAQCRICKRRRDAEKMLLCDGCNKGHHLYCLKPKLNAVPDGDWYCKTCKPPTKSTEKIKKRKKFEDEIEEDVILTKETRHNRAKRILESEEEEDQERELKEESDDDISSEPVNVCSACRSGGKLLTCDTCSNFYHVECIEPPITRAPRGRWFCSDCKDRKDRRTGTKYVRGRERERDKERLCAAAARSRIHGFAKSLLTTESTDWDDSSNSEDTEPRQTRRATKRAARVEQKEDKGTIRGCMARLQELLSDIRHHRDSWPFLSPVTKKEVPDYHDIISNPMDFGTIKYKLDNGGYETLEQFFGNCHLVFDNCQAYNEEHSSVYNYVYRAGMRLLKYYEKRCKELGLNCDDVQLQPPNAKKLKLEVNGVRNDSEEEDEEDDEENEDEDEDEEDDNEDVQKTR
- the Acf gene encoding ATP-dependent chromatin assembly factor large subunit isoform X4, with translation MPLLRKQPFQRLHVSSDFKDDDEVFHCEVTNEIFKDYNEFCERIILCNSLIWSCSITGKSNLTFSEALQCEENAKRSLKEFPMELHIPILYLASKSNRSFLNDVIEDVYQFAKDRYFVGEMVEASFTEDSWNDCHILQVIAPLDDEIKSYVKENNRSLQEQRYHPPAKLFRYEVEQLDCEDPDVSHLMIVEASQVRRKKQHYSREHNKIFLQQLWEQNESGVWVVKDSVLKKYGISKVRFDVIFAGPPPDFMSNIKKVVKYKQKSIDKFLTSDISKQKTIEKSDPLKKVNQPTGVDIKKFRKPRGNGKFKEERKAKALEEKAKRQEERVLKSERKKEEKQKLAALAAYMKQWNKPREDLECEDLSPVPQPTPVKTSIPNETFGDCIMILEFLEFFNEELEVGGYFPNGFSLDLLERALLMKETSGPWSDLLQLLLSNTFKYQADEENEIDAQASDVVNVISMYEGASSMTKAVKLATVASTWSQIHQGCKLSELTVDHVTLSEILRQHLLSSGGRIGEAASKWRYSQRGGYTNQDDPALLMRINEAYILRLLGHRNVHEFELDEKLKVATCLINQLLTVATIRDIIEDRHEKLHQAKKELRSLVIAEQRKEREEKERMREREKGKEESQVPKKVTRGNCDGEKKKEEYESRLKELQQASRDDQMMLYLGSDRAHRRYWRFLSVPGIFVENDEWWPGDCLPEGTPYQPELQDRESTYAYLRNKFEDEFSDKENSFKKSKKSPKKATFTDKNGLKSPRKDVVSRKEFKQEFPDVRTNLMACTGDRECPVHCKRPETKWSFFGKTEDLEALVNGLSKRGIREGELRNNILQEMTSLISVIEECPRHKLNPEVFSEPIKGHISKITKKNKYENANLNFPPEMPVNDVLELTLRDCILDFEDRLKVGCLGHLKVFNRDAWRGAINNRDYDKQCDKLVYGTNEIEADVASNLTLDKVKSESKHSRPGTPDSEIGSISLKTYKDSGKYLGPPSENELLPDQEQQAAIRQMACAILQLSHAIEHKYLHRPLGANNKDRKWSGDGTRERWEQSLMASSSWSQLFLHLNTLENSVAWDKSALNAQCRICKRRRDAEKMLLCDGCNKGHHLYCLKPKLNAVPDGDWYCKTCKPPTKSTEKIKKRKKFEDEIEEDVILTKETRHNRAKRILESEEEEDQERELKEESDDDISSEPVNVCSACRSGGKLLTCDTCSNFYHVECIEPPITRAPRGRWFCSDCKDRKDRRTGTKYVRGRERERDKERLCAAAARSRIHGFAKSLLTTESTDWDDSSNSEDTEPRQTRRATKRAARVEQKEDKGTIRGCMARLQELLSDIRHHRDSWPFLSPVTKKEVPDYHDIISNPMDFGTIKYKLDNGGYETLEQFFGNCHLVFDNCQAYNEEHSSVYKAGMRLLKYYEKRCKELGLNCDDVQLQPPNAKKLKLEVNGVRNDSEEEDVDIKEEEDVDMKEEEDVDMKEEDDEENEDEDEDEEDDNEDVQKTR